From Methylobacterium radiodurans, a single genomic window includes:
- a CDS encoding polysaccharide biosynthesis/export family protein — protein sequence MNRRALLLALTSSLALGGCLRPDFRTADLDATGTGSIGARYTLAAGDKLRVIVFGQDNLSNIYAVDGAGRISMPLIGVVGIGGQTTAQAARSIEAKLAAGYVREPHVTVEVDAYRPFYILGEVTTSGQYPYVNGMTVESAVAIAAGFGPRAARDYAVLTRAGPGGLVNGIVPMSYPVRPGDTIVIKERFF from the coding sequence ATGAACCGGCGCGCTCTGCTCCTGGCACTGACTTCCAGCCTCGCCCTCGGCGGCTGTCTCCGGCCTGATTTCCGTACCGCGGATCTCGACGCCACGGGGACCGGCTCGATCGGTGCCCGCTACACGCTGGCGGCGGGCGACAAGCTGCGGGTGATCGTGTTCGGCCAGGACAACCTCTCGAACATCTACGCGGTGGACGGCGCCGGCCGCATCTCCATGCCGCTGATCGGCGTGGTCGGGATCGGCGGGCAGACCACCGCGCAGGCCGCACGCTCGATCGAGGCGAAGCTCGCGGCCGGCTACGTCCGCGAGCCCCACGTCACGGTCGAGGTCGATGCCTACCGGCCCTTCTACATCCTGGGCGAGGTCACGACATCGGGCCAGTACCCCTACGTCAATGGCATGACGGTGGAGAGCGCGGTCGCGATCGCGGCGGGATTCGGCCCGCGGGCCGCGCGCGACTACGCCGTGCTCACCCGCGCGGGCCCGGGCGGGCTCGTCAACGGCATCGTGCCCATGAGCTACCCGGTCCGGCCGGGCGACACGATCGTGATCAAGGAGCGGTTCTTCTGA
- a CDS encoding GumC family protein: MSRSSPRATHEGRSSGEGVSVAELPGLLRRSWAWILLPTLAAAVAAAAFVQVVPPRYTAEAKLLLESRDPAFARTPQERADQTTPIDEQAVASQAQVMMSRDLAREAVRRLKLVGNPEFDAEAEAPGPLRQALMLMGLARNPLDRPAEERVLDAFLERLLVYPAGKSRILTVEFRSRDPDLAASGANTVAEIYLGSLEAAKVDTARYASTWLGGNIDTLRRRVTEAEAKVEAFRAKNGLVAAAAATGQRLTSQQLGELSTQLSQARTIQADLAGRVKSIKEMIKDGRAFEIPDVANNELIRRTIESRITVRAQLALESRTLLPAHPRIKELTAQVGELDAQIKAAADRIVRTLENDARIASSRVESLQAAVDGQRDVVVKGNSSEVELRALEREAKAQREQLESYLGRYREAAARDAESATPADARIVSRAVRPEQPSFPKKLPILAFSTLLAFLLSSGAVVGRRLLAEPGPGAPRGGDAPWDGDAPEGGDGPGGRGRSVRRAEPYGFPEAMPPNRWDGGAANADVPERPARPAASGAPDAAPVAEFPEAEFPEAPAEDRTAAPGPAAFTLGPLVDRLGRGPRRAAGRTVLVVETEPRRDGDLPDALARHLAADAATLAVDLNGPEEEADEPGLTDLVAGEAAFQDVIQADGGLQRIATGSVDTQVLLDEPEVLATTVDATAEAYAWIVFRLRLAPDALDLLTLLAPQMDSVILASNASADDPALGELFGLVEDAGAGQVLVAQDRPANRPARRPTRTEEPMELRLSAA; the protein is encoded by the coding sequence ATGTCCCGCTCCAGCCCGCGCGCAACACACGAAGGCCGCTCCTCAGGGGAGGGCGTGAGCGTGGCCGAGCTGCCGGGCCTGCTGCGCCGCTCCTGGGCCTGGATCCTGCTGCCGACGCTGGCCGCCGCCGTGGCGGCGGCCGCCTTCGTGCAGGTCGTGCCGCCGCGCTATACCGCGGAGGCGAAGCTCCTCCTGGAGAGCCGCGACCCCGCCTTCGCCCGCACCCCGCAGGAGCGCGCCGACCAGACGACGCCGATCGACGAGCAGGCGGTCGCGAGCCAGGCGCAGGTGATGATGTCGCGCGACCTCGCCCGCGAGGCGGTGCGCCGGCTCAAGCTCGTCGGCAACCCGGAATTCGACGCCGAGGCGGAGGCGCCCGGCCCCCTGCGTCAGGCGCTGATGCTCATGGGGCTTGCCCGCAACCCCCTCGACCGCCCGGCCGAGGAGCGCGTGCTCGACGCCTTCCTGGAGCGCCTGCTGGTCTACCCGGCGGGCAAGTCGCGCATCCTGACGGTCGAGTTCCGCTCGCGCGACCCGGACCTCGCGGCATCCGGTGCCAACACGGTGGCCGAGATCTATCTCGGCTCGCTGGAGGCGGCCAAGGTCGACACCGCCCGCTACGCCTCGACCTGGCTCGGCGGCAACATCGACACGCTCCGCCGCCGCGTCACCGAGGCCGAGGCGAAGGTCGAGGCCTTCCGGGCCAAGAACGGGCTCGTGGCCGCCGCCGCGGCGACCGGCCAGCGCCTGACCAGCCAGCAGCTCGGCGAGCTCTCGACCCAACTCTCGCAGGCCCGCACCATCCAGGCCGACCTCGCCGGCCGGGTGAAGTCGATCAAGGAGATGATCAAGGACGGGCGCGCCTTCGAGATCCCGGACGTGGCCAACAACGAGCTGATCCGCCGCACCATCGAGAGCCGGATCACCGTCCGCGCCCAGCTCGCGCTCGAGTCGCGCACGCTGCTGCCGGCCCATCCCCGCATCAAGGAGCTGACCGCCCAGGTCGGCGAACTCGACGCGCAGATCAAGGCGGCCGCCGACCGGATCGTGCGCACCCTCGAGAACGACGCGCGCATCGCCTCATCCCGCGTCGAGAGCCTGCAGGCCGCCGTCGACGGGCAGCGCGACGTGGTGGTGAAGGGCAATTCGAGCGAGGTCGAGCTGCGCGCGCTCGAGCGCGAGGCCAAGGCGCAGCGCGAGCAGCTCGAATCCTATCTCGGCCGCTACCGCGAGGCGGCCGCCCGCGACGCCGAGAGCGCGACGCCGGCCGACGCCCGCATCGTCTCGCGGGCGGTGCGGCCCGAGCAGCCCTCCTTCCCGAAGAAGCTGCCGATCCTCGCCTTCTCGACGCTGCTCGCCTTCCTGCTGTCGAGCGGGGCGGTCGTCGGCCGGCGGCTCCTGGCCGAGCCGGGCCCCGGCGCGCCGCGCGGCGGAGACGCGCCCTGGGACGGCGACGCGCCCGAGGGCGGCGACGGCCCGGGCGGGCGCGGCCGCTCCGTCCGGCGCGCCGAGCCCTACGGCTTTCCCGAGGCGATGCCGCCGAACCGCTGGGACGGCGGGGCCGCCAACGCCGACGTGCCCGAGCGCCCAGCCCGACCGGCCGCCAGCGGCGCGCCCGACGCTGCCCCCGTGGCCGAGTTCCCGGAGGCCGAGTTCCCGGAGGCGCCGGCCGAGGACCGCACGGCCGCGCCGGGTCCGGCCGCCTTCACCCTCGGCCCGCTGGTGGACCGCCTCGGACGCGGCCCGCGCCGGGCCGCGGGCCGGACGGTGCTGGTGGTCGAGACCGAGCCGCGCCGGGACGGCGATCTTCCGGACGCGCTCGCACGCCATCTCGCGGCGGACGCCGCGACGCTCGCGGTCGATCTGAACGGACCGGAGGAGGAGGCGGACGAGCCCGGCCTGACCGACCTCGTCGCCGGCGAGGCGGCGTTCCAGGACGTGATCCAGGCGGATGGCGGCCTGCAGCGGATCGCCACCGGCTCCGTCGACACGCAGGTGCTGCTGGACGAGCCCGAGGTGCTGGCCACCACGGTGGACGCGACCGCCGAGGCCTATGCCTGGATCGTCTTCCGCCTGCGCCTCGCCCCGGACGCACTGGACCTGCTGACCCTGCTCGCCCCGCAGATGGACAGCGTGATCCTCGCCTCGAACGCCTCGGCGGACGATCCCGCGCTCGGCGAGCTGTTCGGCCTCGTCGAGGATGCGGGCGCCGGCCAGGTGCTGGTGGCCCAGGATCGACCGGCCAACCGTCCGGCCCGCCGCCCTACGCGGACCGAGGAGCCGATGGAGCTGCGCCTCTCCGCGGCGTGA
- a CDS encoding PepSY-associated TM helix domain-containing protein → MRNGFRQSMAWLHAWSGLVVGWVLFAVFVTGTASYYKPEIARWMQPELVAREPLAPEAVAAAVERGVAYMQVHAAEARGWFVTPPRPDRPVTELFWRTRPGGPTGHVLLDPATGEPARVRDTKGGDFLYRFHFELHMAPLWGRWIVGICAMIMLVALVSGVVTHRRIFADFFTFRRGAKSAQRGWLDAHNLTGVLALPFHLMITYTGIVTLAIMYMPWGVRTAYDGNAQALFHESGQITKPRPPAGRPGTLAPIGPMVLQAVAAVPETLERIAIQNPRDANATVVAVFEEPHGLSHEHPQVAFDGTTGAILEVRQGALRPATKTFSTMVGLHEAHFAGPVLRLLFFLSGLTGSAMVATGLLLWAVARVPKPGEKPGFGLRLVRGLNIAAIAGLPAGIAAFFLANRLLPVDLAARAEWEVRAFFAVWVAVGLAGVLRPQGRAWSEMLSACAALYAGVAVADGMRIAGAGGADAVILGFDGAMLGLAAVLLFAARKAAARGATARDAKGRESVPGQGVVLARNAGGLRTQP, encoded by the coding sequence ATGCGCAACGGTTTCCGGCAATCGATGGCGTGGCTGCACGCCTGGTCCGGCCTCGTGGTCGGCTGGGTGCTGTTCGCGGTCTTCGTCACCGGCACGGCGAGCTACTACAAGCCGGAGATCGCGCGCTGGATGCAGCCGGAGCTCGTGGCCCGGGAGCCGCTCGCGCCGGAGGCCGTCGCGGCGGCCGTCGAGCGCGGCGTCGCCTACATGCAGGTCCACGCGGCCGAGGCGCGGGGGTGGTTCGTCACGCCGCCGCGCCCCGACCGGCCGGTGACCGAGCTGTTCTGGCGGACCCGGCCCGGCGGTCCGACCGGCCACGTCCTGCTCGACCCCGCGACCGGGGAGCCGGCGCGCGTCCGCGACACCAAGGGCGGCGACTTCCTCTACCGCTTCCACTTCGAGCTGCACATGGCCCCGCTCTGGGGTCGCTGGATCGTCGGCATCTGCGCCATGATCATGCTGGTGGCGCTGGTCTCCGGCGTCGTCACACACCGGCGCATCTTCGCCGATTTCTTCACCTTCCGGCGCGGCGCGAAGTCCGCCCAGCGCGGCTGGCTCGACGCGCACAACCTCACCGGCGTGCTGGCGCTGCCCTTCCACCTGATGATCACCTACACGGGCATCGTCACCCTGGCGATCATGTACATGCCCTGGGGCGTGCGCACCGCCTACGACGGCAACGCCCAAGCGCTCTTCCACGAATCCGGCCAGATCACGAAGCCGCGCCCGCCCGCCGGGCGGCCCGGCACGCTGGCGCCGATCGGGCCCATGGTGCTCCAGGCCGTCGCCGCGGTGCCGGAGACGCTGGAGCGGATCGCGATCCAGAACCCGCGGGATGCCAACGCCACGGTGGTGGCGGTGTTCGAGGAGCCGCACGGGCTCTCGCACGAGCACCCGCAGGTCGCCTTCGACGGGACGACCGGCGCGATCCTGGAGGTCCGCCAGGGCGCCTTGAGGCCCGCGACAAAGACCTTCTCGACGATGGTCGGCCTGCACGAGGCGCATTTCGCCGGCCCGGTCCTGCGGCTGCTGTTCTTCCTGTCCGGCCTCACCGGGAGCGCGATGGTGGCGACGGGGCTGCTGCTCTGGGCGGTCGCGCGGGTGCCCAAGCCCGGCGAGAAGCCGGGTTTCGGCCTGCGCCTGGTGCGGGGGCTCAACATCGCGGCGATCGCCGGCCTGCCCGCGGGGATCGCCGCCTTCTTCCTCGCCAACCGCCTGCTACCGGTCGACCTCGCGGCCCGGGCCGAGTGGGAGGTGCGGGCGTTCTTCGCCGTCTGGGTCGCGGTCGGCCTCGCGGGCGTCCTGCGCCCGCAGGGGCGGGCGTGGTCGGAGATGCTCTCCGCCTGCGCGGCGCTCTACGCGGGCGTCGCCGTGGCCGATGGAATGCGGATCGCCGGCGCCGGGGGGGCCGATGCGGTGATCCTCGGCTTCGACGGGGCGATGCTCGGGCTTGCCGCGGTGCTGCTGTTCGCGGCCCGCAAGGCCGCAGCCCGAGGCGCGACCGCCCGGGACGCTAAGGGCCGCGAGAGCGTGCCGGGGCAGGGCGTGGTGCTGGCACGCAACGCGGGCGGCCTCAGGACGCAGCCCTGA
- a CDS encoding acyltransferase family protein, whose amino-acid sequence MNQIVPIQILRGIAALTVAFGHAQHDAKVQSVRIGGDFERIFTLPWGAGVDLFFVISGFIMVYSSERLFSRPDAAGHFLGRRLVRIAPLYWLFTGLYLALLIRAAATEGKVLPALPDILASFAFWPTDAFGDGIPRPILTLGWTLNYEMFFYCVFALFIGFARDRAVLGVATLLGALVLLGALVPAVPQGPFGAAAFFWTRPILVEFAFGMGLALLLRAGVRLSAPVRGALAATAVAALVWDAMGSGHQALDWTTPNEGLRVLGWGVPAALLVAAAALGPLWRLAGPGQLITRIGARLGDASYALYLSHPFVIFGFRKAWMAAGLHDRLGFWPMLAISLVLSCLVALLVHALVEKPLTTWLQARTAPHPSAAMSPPNAA is encoded by the coding sequence ATGAACCAGATCGTTCCCATCCAGATCCTGCGGGGCATCGCGGCGCTCACCGTGGCCTTCGGTCACGCCCAGCACGACGCCAAGGTGCAGAGCGTCAGGATCGGCGGCGATTTCGAGCGCATCTTCACCCTGCCCTGGGGGGCGGGAGTGGACCTGTTCTTCGTCATCTCCGGCTTCATCATGGTTTACAGCTCGGAGCGGCTGTTCTCCCGTCCGGACGCGGCCGGGCACTTCCTCGGCCGGCGCCTCGTGCGCATCGCGCCGCTCTACTGGCTGTTCACCGGGCTCTACCTCGCGCTGCTGATCCGCGCCGCCGCGACCGAGGGCAAGGTGCTGCCCGCGTTGCCGGACATCCTGGCCTCCTTCGCCTTCTGGCCGACCGACGCCTTCGGCGACGGCATCCCGCGCCCGATCCTGACGCTCGGCTGGACGCTCAACTACGAGATGTTCTTCTACTGCGTCTTCGCACTTTTCATCGGGTTCGCGCGCGACCGCGCCGTGCTGGGCGTCGCCACGCTGCTCGGCGCCCTGGTGCTGCTCGGCGCCTTGGTGCCGGCCGTGCCGCAGGGACCGTTCGGCGCCGCCGCCTTCTTCTGGACGCGCCCGATCCTCGTCGAATTCGCCTTCGGCATGGGCCTCGCGCTGCTGCTCCGCGCCGGGGTCCGCCTGTCGGCGCCGGTGCGCGGCGCGCTGGCCGCGACCGCGGTCGCCGCGCTTGTCTGGGACGCGATGGGCTCCGGGCATCAGGCCCTCGACTGGACCACTCCGAACGAGGGCCTGCGGGTCCTCGGCTGGGGCGTGCCGGCGGCGCTACTCGTCGCGGCCGCCGCGCTCGGGCCGCTGTGGCGGCTCGCGGGTCCCGGCCAGCTGATCACCCGGATCGGCGCACGGCTCGGTGATGCCAGCTACGCGCTCTACCTGAGCCACCCCTTCGTGATCTTCGGCTTCCGCAAGGCCTGGATGGCGGCGGGGCTGCACGACAGGCTCGGCTTCTGGCCGATGCTGGCCATCTCGCTGGTCCTGTCGTGCCTCGTGGCGCTCCTCGTCCACGCTCTCGTGGAGAAGCCGCTCACCACTTGGCTGCAGGCGCGCACGGCGCCCCACCCCTCGGCCGCGATGTCGCCGCCAAACGCGGCCTAA
- the trpS gene encoding tryptophan--tRNA ligase — protein sequence MAAFNELVFSGVQPTGNLHLGNYLGAIKRFVEMQTRDAQCLYCVVDMHAITLWQDPQALRGQIREVTAAFLAAGIDPTRSIVFNQSQVPAHAELAWIFNCVARIGWLNRMTQFKDKAGKDRENASVGLYAYPVLMAADILAYRATHVPVGEDQKQHLELTRDIAQKFNTDFAGSIAAHGHGEDGFFPVTEPLIGGPAARVMSLRDGAKKMSKSDASDNSRINLTDDQDLIAQKVRKAKTDPDPLPSEAEGLKGRPEADNLVGIYAALAETTREAVLAQYGGAQFSAFKGALVDLAVEKLAPINAEMKRLTADPGHIDAVLADGAARAEAIAAPTLDAVKDIVGFVRRTRLAAV from the coding sequence ATGGCCGCGTTCAACGAATTGGTGTTCTCCGGCGTGCAGCCGACCGGGAACCTGCATCTCGGCAATTATCTCGGCGCCATCAAGCGCTTCGTGGAGATGCAGACACGCGACGCGCAGTGCCTCTACTGCGTCGTCGACATGCACGCGATCACGCTCTGGCAGGACCCGCAGGCCTTGCGCGGCCAGATCCGCGAGGTCACGGCCGCGTTCCTCGCTGCCGGCATCGACCCGACGCGCTCCATCGTCTTCAACCAGAGCCAGGTGCCGGCCCATGCCGAGCTCGCCTGGATCTTCAACTGCGTCGCCCGCATCGGCTGGCTCAACCGCATGACGCAGTTCAAGGACAAGGCCGGCAAGGACCGCGAGAACGCCTCGGTCGGCCTCTACGCCTACCCGGTGCTGATGGCCGCCGACATCCTGGCCTACCGGGCGACGCACGTCCCCGTGGGCGAGGACCAGAAGCAGCACCTCGAGCTGACCCGCGACATCGCCCAGAAGTTCAACACCGATTTCGCCGGCTCGATCGCGGCCCACGGCCACGGCGAGGACGGGTTCTTCCCCGTGACCGAGCCGCTGATCGGCGGCCCGGCCGCGCGGGTGATGTCGCTGCGCGACGGCGCGAAGAAGATGTCGAAGTCCGACGCCTCCGACAATTCGCGCATCAACCTCACGGACGACCAGGACCTGATCGCCCAGAAGGTGCGCAAGGCCAAGACCGACCCGGACCCCCTCCCCTCGGAGGCGGAAGGTCTGAAAGGCCGGCCCGAGGCCGACAACCTCGTGGGCATCTACGCGGCGCTCGCCGAGACGACCCGCGAGGCGGTGCTGGCGCAGTATGGCGGCGCGCAGTTCTCGGCCTTCAAGGGCGCGCTGGTCGATCTCGCGGTGGAGAAGCTCGCGCCGATCAACGCCGAGATGAAGCGCCTGACCGCCGATCCCGGCCATATCGACGCGGTGCTGGCCGACGGCGCCGCGCGGGCCGAGGCCATCGCGGCTCCGACCCTCGACGCCGTCAAGGACATCGTCGGCTTCGTGCGCCGCACGCGGCTTGCCGCGGTCTGA
- a CDS encoding endonuclease III domain-containing protein, producing MAVPHRYEAPRRPRGAKPDPAPAPDLAAKALAVHRLLCPVYGCPIPYFHALDPVSELVSSLLSHRTRNADSGRAFKALRARYPDWAALIAAPTPEVEATIAGVTWPELKAPRIQAVLAAVRERAGALDLGFLAGMEVEAARAWLEAIPGIGPKTSAAVLSFSVLRMPALPVDSHHHRVAQRLGLIGPRVDVGPAHPILRAQLPAAWSAQDLYDNHEILMLHGQRVCHHRNPACGRCVLAAICPSARVVSRGSEGPEAPFGA from the coding sequence ATGGCCGTTCCCCACAGATACGAGGCGCCCCGGCGCCCGCGCGGCGCGAAGCCCGATCCGGCGCCCGCGCCCGACCTCGCCGCCAAGGCGCTCGCCGTGCACCGGCTGCTCTGCCCGGTCTACGGCTGCCCGATCCCCTATTTCCACGCCCTCGACCCGGTGAGCGAGCTGGTCTCCTCGCTGCTATCGCACCGCACGCGCAACGCGGATTCGGGACGCGCCTTCAAGGCGCTGCGCGCCCGCTACCCGGACTGGGCGGCGCTGATCGCGGCGCCGACCCCGGAGGTCGAGGCGACGATCGCGGGCGTGACGTGGCCGGAGCTGAAGGCGCCGCGCATCCAGGCGGTGCTGGCCGCCGTGCGGGAGCGGGCCGGCGCGCTCGATCTCGGGTTCCTCGCCGGGATGGAGGTGGAGGCGGCCCGCGCCTGGCTCGAGGCCATCCCGGGCATCGGCCCGAAGACCAGCGCTGCGGTGCTGAGCTTCTCGGTGCTCAGGATGCCGGCCCTGCCCGTCGACAGCCACCATCACCGTGTGGCGCAGCGCCTCGGCTTGATCGGCCCGCGGGTCGATGTCGGCCCCGCGCACCCGATCCTGCGGGCGCAGCTGCCCGCGGCCTGGAGCGCGCAGGACCTCTACGACAACCACGAGATCCTGATGCTGCACGGGCAGCGCGTCTGCCACCACCGCAACCCGGCCTGCGGCCGGTGCGTGCTCGCCGCGATCTGCCCGAGCGCGCGGGTCGTGTCGCGGGGTTCCGAGGGGCCCGAGGCCCCTTTCGGCGCCTAA
- a CDS encoding spermidine synthase encodes MTAWVHLDTGPVPGGGRSLALMQRDDEFTIVVDEIELMNSTRGTSEEALAALACAQLPPVAAPRVLIGGLGMGFTLRAALRALGPEARIVVAELVPAVAAWARGPLAPVFAGCLDDPRVSLQETDVNRLIQSEAAGWDVILLDVDNGPEGLMRRANNRLYDGWGLKRLRWALKPGGVLGVWSGSPDRKFKARLKRHGFAVVETRIPAHGNSGPRHVVWTATRSDPPQP; translated from the coding sequence ATGACCGCCTGGGTTCACCTCGATACCGGCCCCGTCCCGGGGGGCGGCCGCAGCCTCGCGCTGATGCAGCGGGACGACGAGTTCACGATCGTCGTGGACGAGATCGAGCTGATGAACAGCACGCGCGGCACCTCGGAGGAGGCGCTGGCCGCCCTGGCCTGCGCGCAGTTGCCCCCGGTGGCCGCCCCGCGCGTGCTCATCGGCGGCCTCGGCATGGGGTTCACGCTCCGGGCGGCGCTGCGGGCGCTGGGGCCGGAGGCGCGGATCGTCGTGGCCGAGCTGGTGCCCGCGGTCGCCGCCTGGGCGCGCGGGCCCCTGGCGCCGGTCTTCGCGGGCTGCCTGGACGATCCCCGCGTCAGCCTGCAGGAGACGGACGTGAACCGCCTCATCCAGTCCGAGGCGGCGGGCTGGGACGTCATCCTGCTCGACGTCGACAACGGGCCGGAGGGACTGATGCGCCGGGCGAACAACCGGCTCTACGACGGCTGGGGCCTCAAGCGCCTGCGGTGGGCCTTGAAGCCGGGCGGCGTCCTCGGCGTCTGGTCGGGGTCGCCGGACCGCAAGTTCAAGGCGCGCCTGAAGCGCCACGGCTTCGCGGTGGTGGAGACCAGGATCCCCGCGCACGGGAACAGCGGGCCGCGGCACGTCGTCTGGACCGCGACGCGCAGCGACCCGCCCCAGCCCTGA
- a CDS encoding O-antigen ligase family protein has product MHATITAASGSPSGPAQGASRLGRLPVRAALESLAYGLFWLFLFFTCFTFLRPSPYDFVAIPTLLLWTLLGLRFHRAALPIFALLLIYGTCLVLALMPYLDETLPGEWTFQSVYLIVTGVFFVMFFSDETHRRVAFALNAYLASCLFAAVCGILSYFDVLGDGVLFKMDGRASGVFEDPNLLGSFLILAALYLIHNLITGRTRRVLGSLTGLLVILACIFLSFSRGSWAACVLGIGLMSTMAWITAPTRALRRRIAGLGAVALVCGTAMIGSLFAVDGIAARFSDRAVATKDYDEGETGRFGNQRRGMEMLLERPEGFGPLRWRRVFNLEPHNSYIGAFSNGGWIAGFAFLGIVLATAWVGFRLCLTPSPYQRLAQIAWPALLMFFLQAFQIDIEKWRHVYMMLGMVWGLHAARWAWLRTRSGQPR; this is encoded by the coding sequence ATGCACGCCACGATCACCGCCGCATCGGGCAGCCCCTCCGGCCCGGCCCAGGGCGCCTCCCGGCTCGGCCGCCTGCCCGTCCGCGCGGCACTCGAGTCGCTCGCCTACGGCCTGTTCTGGCTGTTCCTGTTCTTCACCTGCTTCACCTTCCTGCGACCCTCGCCCTACGATTTCGTGGCGATCCCGACCCTGCTGCTCTGGACGCTGCTGGGTCTCCGCTTCCACCGGGCGGCACTCCCGATCTTCGCGCTGCTCCTGATCTACGGGACCTGCCTCGTCCTCGCGCTGATGCCCTATCTCGACGAGACGCTGCCGGGGGAATGGACCTTCCAGTCGGTCTACCTGATCGTCACCGGCGTCTTTTTCGTGATGTTCTTCTCGGACGAGACCCACCGGCGCGTCGCGTTCGCCCTGAACGCCTATCTGGCGAGCTGCCTGTTCGCCGCCGTCTGCGGCATCCTCAGCTACTTCGACGTGCTCGGCGACGGCGTCCTGTTCAAGATGGACGGGCGGGCCTCGGGCGTGTTCGAGGACCCGAACCTGCTGGGCTCCTTCCTGATCCTCGCGGCGCTCTACCTGATCCACAACCTGATCACCGGGCGCACCCGCCGGGTCCTCGGCTCGCTCACGGGCCTCCTCGTCATCCTAGCCTGCATCTTCCTGTCCTTCTCGCGCGGCTCCTGGGCCGCCTGCGTGCTCGGCATCGGCCTGATGAGCACGATGGCCTGGATCACCGCACCGACCCGGGCGCTGCGCCGCCGCATCGCGGGCCTCGGCGCCGTGGCGCTGGTCTGCGGGACTGCGATGATCGGCAGCCTCTTCGCGGTGGACGGGATCGCGGCCCGATTCAGCGACCGCGCCGTCGCCACGAAGGACTACGACGAGGGCGAGACCGGGCGCTTCGGCAACCAGCGCCGGGGCATGGAGATGCTGCTGGAGCGGCCCGAGGGCTTCGGGCCCTTGCGCTGGCGCCGCGTCTTCAACCTGGAGCCGCACAACTCCTATATCGGCGCCTTCTCGAACGGCGGCTGGATCGCCGGGTTCGCGTTCCTCGGCATCGTGCTCGCGACGGCCTGGGTCGGGTTCCGGCTCTGCCTGACGCCATCCCCCTACCAGCGCCTTGCCCAGATCGCTTGGCCGGCGCTGCTGATGTTCTTCCTCCAGGCCTTCCAGATCGACATCGAGAAGTGGCGCCACGTCTACATGATGCTCGGCATGGTCTGGGGCCTGCACGCTGCCCGCTGGGCGTGGCTGCGGACCCGCTCCGGGCAGCCGCGGTGA